A segment of the Sphingomonas kaistensis genome:
CGCCGTTGGCGCCGGTCAGGTAGAAGACGTCCACCGCCCGCTCGCCATAGGTCGCGATATGGGCCGAATGGATGGTCAGGCTGCCTTCGAAGATGGCGCCAGCCAGCGCGGCGAGCAGGCCAGGGCGGTCGGCCGCCTGGACCTCGACCACGGTGAAGCGTCGCGACGCGCCTTCCGCGATGGTGACCGACGGGGCGATCTCGAACACGGGCGAGGGCCCTTCGTCCGGAAGGGCGGGCAAGGGCCCGTCGCCAAGCGCCGCCTCGATCGCCCGGGCCAGGCGTTGCCGCCGGCGGCGGTCGGGATAGGGTCTGCCCTGCCGGTCGTGCACCAGCAGGTTGTCGAGCGCCATGCCATCGCGGGTGGTGTGGATCCGGGCGTCGACGATCCCGGCCCCCGCTCCCGCCAGCGCGGCCGAGATGCGGAAGAACAGGCCCGGCCTGTCGGGCGCATAGACGGTGACCCGAGTCGCGCCCTCCGGACCCGCTTCGATCCTGACCGACGGCTCGGCCGTGCCGGCCACGGCGTCCGACCGCGCCATCTGCCGGGCGTTGTCAAGGATCCAGTCGGGCGGCTCGGCGATCCAGTAGCTGTCGGGCAGCCGCCGCGCATGGGCCTGGGCCAGCCCCTCCTCCCACCCGAGCGCGCGGGCGAGTTGCTGGCGGCGCATCTCGATCTCTTCGGTCCGGCCCCTTTGCTTGTAGCCGAGCCGCAGCCGTTCCTCGGCGAATTCGTACAGGGTCCGGATCAGCTTGCGCTTCCACTCGGTCCAGATGCCCGGGCCGACGGCGCGGATGTCGACTACCGTCAGGATCAAGAGCAAGCGCAGGCGTTCGGGACTTTGCACCGTGGCGACTAGGTCGTCGATCGTCTTGGGATCGGCAGGATCGCGCTTGAAGGCGGTGTGGCTGAGCAGCAGGTGATGCCGGACCAGCCATGCCACTGTGTCGGTTTCGCCGGGATCGAGGCCGAAGCGCGGGCACAGCTCTCGCGCGACCGCTTCGCCGAGGATCGAATGATCGCCCTTGCGGCCCTTGGCTATGTCGTGGAGCAGCACCGCGACGTAGAGCACCCTGCGCGAGCCGATCTGGCGGAACAGTGCGGTGGCCAGCGGATGGTCCTCGGCCAGCTCTCCGCGCTCCACCGCCGCAAGCAGCCCGACCGCGCGGATGGTGTGCTCGTCGACAGTGTAATGGTGGTACATGTCGAACTGCATCTGCGCGACGACGCGGCGGAAGTCGGGGACGAAGCGGCCGAACACATTGGCCTCGTTCATCCACCGCAGCACCAGTTCGGGCTGGTCGCGTGCGGTCAGCACCTCGAGGAACAGGGCGTTGGCCTCGGGATCGTCGCGGACCTGCTCGACCAGCCGCGCATCGCGGGTCGCGGCACGCATCGCGCTGGGGTGGATCTCGAGCTTTTCGCGGGCGGCAATGGCGAACAGCGAGAGCAATCGCCGCGGGTCTTCGCGCAGGAACCCGTCGTCGGGCAACGCCAGCCGGCCGCGGCTGATGACGAAGCCGGCCAGCCGGCGCGGACGGCGCAGGAAGGTCGGCAGCGCGAACCGCCGCCCCTTGGCGCCGAGCTGCTCGTCGAGCTGCGCGAGGAACTGGCCGGTCAGGTCGCCGACGCTGCGGGCCTGCAGGAAGTACATGTGCATGAAGCGTTCGACCGAGCTCTTGCCCGGGCGGTCGGCATAATGAAGCGCGCTTGCCAGTTCGCGCTGGTGGGTGAAGCTCATCCGCTCCTCGGCCCGGCCGGCAAGGCAGTGGAGGAGGACGCGCACCGACCAGAAGAAGCGCTCGGCCCGATCGAAGCGGGCATATTCGGCATGGGTGAGGAGGCCGGCATCGACCAGTTCGGCCGGGCTGCTGACGCCGTGCACGTAGCGGCCGACCCACATCAACGTGTGAAGGTCGCGCAGCGCGCCCTTGCCGTTCTTGACGTTGGGTTCGACCAGGTAGCGGCTGTCGCCGAACTTCTCGTGGCGGGCGTCGCGCTCGGCAAGCTTGGCCGAGACGAATTCGGCCGCAGTGCCGGTCACGATCTCCTTGCGGAATCGCTGCGTCGCTTCCTCGAACAGGGCGGGGTCGCCGTCGACCAGCCGCGATTCGAGCATGGCGGTGCGCACCGTCATGTCCTCTCGCGAAAGGTGCAGCAATTCGGGGATGGTGCGGATCGCCTGGCCGACCTTCAACTGGGCGTCCCACAAGGCGTAGAGCGTCGCCTCGATCACCTGCTCGCACCAGGGCGCGCGCGGGTGGGGGGTCAGGAACATCAGGTCGATGTCGCTGTACGGCGCCATCTCGCCGCGGCCATAGCCGCCCAGCGCGACCAGGCTGACCCGTTCGCCCGACGACGGGTTGGGGTTGGGATAAGCAGCCCGGGCAGCGGCAAAGGCGCGGCGGACCAGGCTGTCGGTGAAACCGGAGACGAAGGCGGCATGCTCGCGCCCGCAGGTCGGCTCGGCAAACGCTCGCTCGGCAAGCTCGGCGCGATGGGCGGCGAGGAGTTCGATCAAGGTCTGCGGCTCGGCCATTGCCCTTGTTGTAGCCAACTGCGCCTTGAACCGCGAGCCGCCGCTGCTAGCCTCTCCCTCGACCCGCGCGAGGAGGAGAATGGCGTGTACGACTGGCCGGCCGTTCTCACCTCGGCGCTCGAACGCCTGCGCCGCAACGATCCCGGCCTGCTCGCCTTTCTCGAGGGTCAGGCAGTCCGGTCCGACGCACCGCCGCCGTTGTGGCTGTTGCTGGCCGAAGCGCGGCGGGTCGCGGGCGACGACCCCGGGTGCGAAGCCGCGCTGGACCAGGCGCTGGAGCGTGACGGGCGGTTCGTCCAGGCGCTGCTTGCCAAGGGCGAGATGGTGGCACAGCGGGGCGACGATCGCGGGGCGGTCAGCTTCCTGTCGCTGGCGTTGTCGCAGGCTCCTGCCAACCCGCCCCCCGCGCTGGCCGAGCGCCTGGTGCGCGCACGCGCGCTGATCGCGTCCTCGCAAAGCCGGTTCGTCGACCATTTGGAAAGCGAGCTTCGCAACGCCGGCCTTGGCGACCGGCGGCCCGAGCGCTTCACCGAAGCGATCGCCATCCTCAAGGGCGAGGCGCCGGTCCACGTACAGCAGCCGACCAGTTTCTATTATCCCGGACTGCCGCAGATCGCCTTCCACGATCCCGCCGCCCACCCCTGGATCGCCGAACTGGAGGCGGCCGCGCCGGCCATGCGGGACGAGGTCGAGGCCCTGCTCGGCGACGAGACCTTCGCGCCCTACGTGCAAGGCGACGCGTCACGCGCCAACCGCGGGCACGCACTGCTCAACGATCCGCGGTGGAGCGCCCTTTACCTGTGGAAGGACGGGGCGGTGGTCGCGGACAATGCGTCGCGCTGCCCGGCGACCATGAAGGCGCTGGAGGCCGCGCCCCTGCCGATGATCCCCGGCCGGGCCCCCAACATCCTGTTCTCGCAGCTTCGGCCAAGGACCCATATCCCACCGCACTGGGGAATGCTGAACACCCGGCTGATCTGCCACATCCCGCTGATCGTGCCCGACGGCTGCCGCCTGCGGGTCGGCAATCACCAGCGCCGGGTCGAGTTCGGCAAGGCGATCCTGTTCGACGATTCGATCGAGCATGAGGCGTTCAACGACAGCGACGAGACCCGGGTCATCCTCCTGCTGGAGGTGTGGAACCCGGCGCTCGACCAGGCCGAACGTGCGGCGCTGACCGCCATGTTCGGCGGCATCGGCCTTTACGGCAGCGGTGGCTGAGACAGCGCCTTCAGGCGGTACAGGGCTTCCAGCGCTTCGCGCGGGGTGAGGGCATCGGGATCAATGTCTCCGAGCGCGTCGGCCAGTGGGTCGGCGGGGGCCTCGGGAGTGGTTGCGGTCGCCGCGAACAACGGGAGGTCATCGAGGCCCGCGGCAATCCCGCCAGTCGCGTCTCGGCCCGCTTCGAGCTTCGCAAGCACCGATTTCGCGCGCGACACCACCGCTGGCGGAAGGCCCGCGAGCCGGGCCACGGCAATGCCGTAGCTGCGATCCGCAGCGCCTTCGGCCACTTCGTGCAGCAGGACGAGATCGCCTTTCCATTCGCGCGCGCGGACGTTGTGCAGCGACAGGCAGGGGAGGCGCCCGGCAAGCCGGGTCAGCTCATGATAATGGGTCGCGAACAGTGTCCGCGAGCGCGCCTCGTCATGCATCGCCTCGACCACCGCCCAGGCGATGGCGAGCCCGTCATAGGTGGAGGTGCCGCGCCCGATCTCGTCGAGGATGACGAGGCTGCGCGAAGTCGCCTGGGCGAGGATGGCGGCGGTTTCGACCATCTCGACCATGAAGGTCGAACGGCCACGGGCGAGATTGTCGGACGCGCCGACGCGGCTGAACAGGCGGTCGACCAGGCCGACCCTGGCGCGGGCGGCGGGGACGAAGCTGCCGGCCTGCGCCAGCAGCGCGATCAGCGCTACCTGGCGGAGGAAGGTCGACTTGCCGCCCATGTTGGGGCCGGTGATCAGCCACAGGCGGTCGCTTGCCCCGAGGCAGCAATCGTTGGCGACGAACCGCTCGCCGCCCCGCGCAAGCGCGCGTTCGACCACCGGGTGGCGGCCGCCCTCGATCTCCAGGCAGGGCGTGTCGTCGAGCGCTGGGCGGACCCAGCCGCCTTCGCCGGCCCGTTCGGCAAGCGCCGCGGCGACGTCGATCCGGGCCAGCGCATCGGCGGTCGCGCTGATCGGCGCGGCCTCGGCGACGGCTGAGGCGGTGAGGCGGGCGAGATGCGTCTGTTCGAGCGTCAGGGCATGGCCGCCGGCTTCGAGCACGCGGCTCGCTTCCTCGTGCAGCGCCGGGCTGTTGAAGCGCACCGCGCCGGCCATGGTCTGGCGGTGGGTGAAGCCGCTGTCGGGCGCGAGCAGCCTGTCGGCGTAGCGGGCGGGTACCTCGACATGATAGCCGAGCACGGCGTTGTGGCGGATCTTGAGCGCCGACACGCCAGTCGCGTCGCGGTAGCGACTTTCGAGCTCGGCGATCGCGCGGCGGCCGTCGCTGGAGGCGGAGCGGAGCGCGTCGAGTTCGGGATCATAGGCCTCGGCGATGAAGCCGCCCTTGGCTGCGTCGAGCGGCGGACTGGCGATCAGCGCCCGTCCCAGTTCCGCGGTCAGCGCCTGGTGTCCGCCCAGAAGCGGCAACAGGCCATCGAGCAGGCGCGGGCGAAGCGCCTGCGCAGCGAGGGTGGCGGCAAGATCCGACGCGCCGGTCAGCCCGTCGCGCAAGGCCGCCAGGTCGCGCGGTCCGCCGCGTCCTGCGACCAGCCGCCCGAGCGCTCGGCCGAGGTCGGGCAGGCTGCGCAGGGCGCTGCGCAGGCGGTCACGGCGGATCGGTTCCTCGGTGAACCAGGCGACGAGGTCGAGCCGGTCCTCGATTGCGGCCCTGTCGGTCAGCGGGGCCGCGAGGTCGGATCCGAGCAGGCGGCGCCCGGCGGCGGTGACGCAGCGGTCGATCTCGCCCAGCAAGGATCCAGCAAGGGCGCCTTCGGCGGTGCGGCAGATTTCGAGGCTTGCGCGGGTCGCGGCATCGATTGCCATGTGGGCGGAGCGCTGCACCCGTCGCGGAAGGCCGAGGAACGCCGTCGCCTCGCGCTGGGTGGCGTCGAGATAGGCAAGCAGCCCGCCGGCCGCGGCCAGTTCGGCGCGTCCGGGCCCGCCGAGGCCGTCGAGATCGGCAAGCCCGAACCGCCGCTTGAGCGCGCGTTCGCCGGCGATGCTGTCGAACCCGTCGTGGTTCCAGCGCGCCTCGATCCCGGGCAGCGGGTCGGCCCCGATCACCTCGGCAGGCCCAAGCCGCGCAAGCTCCGCCGCAAGCTCGTGACCGCTGCAGGCGACCAGTTCGAATCGCCCGGTCGAGATGTCGCAGGCCGCGATCGCGCATTCCTCGCCGACCCGCCCGACGGCAGCCAGCCAGTTGGCCGACCCGCTGTCGAGCAGGGTGTCCTCGGTCAGCGTGCCCGGCGTCACCAAGCGGACGATGGCGCGCTCGACCAGCGCCTTGGAGCCGCGCGCCTTGCGGGCCTCGGCCGGGCTTTCGATCTGTTCGGCGATGGCGACGCGGTGGCCGGCGCGGATCAGCCGCGCGAGGTAGCTTTCGGCGGCGTGGATAGGCACGCCGCACATCGGCACCCCGTCGCCGCGCTTGGTCAGCGCGATATCGAGGCAGGCAGCGGCAACCTTGGCGTCCTCGAAGAACAATTCGAAGAAATCGCCCATGCGATAGAACAGCAAGGCGTCACCGGCCTCGGCCTTGAGGCGGTGATATTGCTGCATCATCGGGGTGTCGGCATCGGCCCGGGCCATGGGGCCGGGTTAGCGGCTCGCAAAGACGGAGGCGAGGGGCTAAAGGCTCCCCATGTCCGAAAGCAACGTAAAGTTCTCCGAAGCCGAGGCCCTGCATTTCCACGCCCGCGGCCGTCCGGGAAAGATCGAAATCATCGCCTCCAAGCCGATGGCGACGCAGCGCGATCTCAGCCTCGCTTATTCGCCCGGCGTCGCGGTGCCGGTGCGGGCAATCGCCGAGGATCCGTCCAAAGCCTATGACTATACCGCCAAGGGCAACCTGGTCGCGGTGATCTCCAACGGCACCGCGATCCTGGGCCTCGGCGATCTTGGTGCACTGGCGTCGAAGCCGGTGATGGAAGGCAAGGCGGTGCTGTTCAAGCGCTTCGCCGACGTCGATTCGATCGACCTCGAACTCGACACCCGCGATCCCGATGCCTTTATCAACGCCGTCGCGCTGATGGAGCCGAGCTTCGGCGGCATCAACCTCGAGGACATCGCCGCGCCGGACTGCTTCGTGATCGAGCAGACCCTGCGCGAGCGGATGAACATCCCGGTGTTCCACGACGACCAGCACGGCACCGCGATCATCACCGCCGCCGGGCTGATCAACGCCTGCCTGCTGACCGGGCGCGAACTCAAGGACATCAAGGTCGTGGTGAACGGCGCCGGCGCGGCGGCGATCGCCTGCACCGAGCTGATCAAGGCGATGGGCGTGCGCGGCGACAACGTCATCATGTGCGATCGCACCGGCGTCATCCACAAGGGCCGCGACGATCTCGACCAATGGAAGAGCGCGCATGCGGTTGTCACCGAGCGCCGCTCGCTGGCCGATGCGCTGGTCGGCGCCGACGTGTTCCTTGGCCTGTCGGCGGCCAAGGCGCTGAAGCCCGAGTGGGTCAAGGACATGGCGCCCCGGCCGATCATCTTCGCGATGGCGAATCCCGATCCCGAGATCACCCCGCCCGAAGCCAAGGCCGCGCGGCCCGACGCGATCATCGCGACCGGCCGGTCGGACTATCCCAACCAGGTCAACAACGTGCTCGGCTTCCCCTTCATCTTCCGCGGCGCACTCGACGTGCGCGCTACCGCGATCAACGACGAGATGAAGATCGCCGCCGCCAATGCGCTTGCCGAACTGGCGCGCGAGGCAGTGCCGGAGGAAGTCGCTGCCGCCTATGGCGGGGTCAGCCAGCGGTTCGGCGCCGACTACATCATCCCGGCGCCGTTCGACCCGCGGCTGATGGAAGTGGTGCCCGCCGCCGTCGCCGAGGCGGCGATGCGCTCGGGCGTCGCGCAGCGGCCGATCGAGAATTTCGCAGTCTATCGCCAGACGCTGCGGGCCCGGCTCAACCCGACCGTCAGCGTGCTCAGCCTCGCCCACGAGGCAGCGCGTTCCAACCCCAAGCGCGTGCTGTTCGCCGAGGGCGAGGAGCATGTCGTGCTGCGCGCCGCCATCGCCTTCAAGGAGGGCGGGTTCGGGACCCCGGTGCTGGTCGGGCGCGAGGACGTCCACGACCGTCTGCGCGAGATCGGGATCGACGATCCGTCGGGCTATGAGGTGCTCAACAGCCGCAATTCGCCGCTGGTCGGCCGCGCGGTCGACCACCTCTACAGCCGGCTGCAGCGCAAGGGCTATCTCCGCCGCGAGATTGAGCGGATGGTCAATCAGGACCGCAACTATTTCGCCGCCGCCATGCTCTCGCTGGGCGAGGCCGACGCGATGATCACCGGCGTCACCCGCCCGTTCAGCCAGACGCTGCGCCAGGTCGAGATGGTCATCGACCACGAGGAGGATTCGCCGCCGTTCGGGATCAACATCATCGTCGGGCAGAACCAGACGGTGCTGATCGCCGACACCGCGGTCAGCGAGCGGCCAAGCGCCGAGGACCTTGCCGCCATCGCCATTCGGTCGGCCGCCTTCGCGCGGCGGATGGGGCAGGAGCCGCGGGTGGCGTTCGTCAGCTACACCACCTTCGGCAATCCGCCCGGCGCCTATGTCGACCACCTGCGCGACGCGGTGAAGCTGCTCGACGGCCGCAAGGTCGATTTCGAATATGAAGGCGAGATGGCGCCCGACGTCGCGCTCAACCACGAGATGCAGCGGCGCTATTATCCGTTCAGCCGGCTGAGCGGTCCGGCCAACATCCTGATCATGCCCGGCCTGCAGTCGGCCAGCCTGTCGGCCAAGCTGCTCCGCGCGCTGGGCGGGGAAAGCGTGATCGGCCCGTTCCTGATCGGGATGAAGCTGCCGGTGCAGATCGCGCCGATGACCGCTGGCGCGAGCGACCTGGTGACGCTGGCGGTGCTTGCGGCGGGTGCGGTGGAGCGTTCGCGACCCCGGGGCTAAAGCCGCTCGACGCTCGACACCGGATCGGCCGCCCGAAGCGCGGCCATGATGGTGTGGAGGTGCGCCAAGTCGTGCACCTCGACGTCGACGTGGAAGGTGTGGAACGACCCGTCGCGGTGGACCTGCGCCAGGTTGATGATGTTGGCGCCCTTCTGGCCGAGGATGGTTGCCATGGTGCCGAGCGCGCCGGCCACGTCGCGCACGATGATGCACAGCCGCGCCGTGGCGCCATCCGAATCGTCGCTCCAGCTGAGGTCGAGCCAGTCGGCGTCGATCCCGGTGGCGAGGAGGTCGCAGCCGATCGCATGCACCTCGATCTCCTCATCCTCGCGGCGCAGGCCGACGATCCGGTCGCCGGGGATGGGGTGACAGCATTGCGCGAGGTGGAAGGCGACCCCCGGGGTCAGCCCGCGGATCGAGATGGCGCGCCGCTGGGACGAAGGGCGCGGCGCGACGTCGCCGCCGGTCGAGCCCGGCATCAGCGCTTCCATCAGCGCTTCGTCGCCGACCCGCTTGCGGGCGATGGCGATCATCAGCGCCTCGACATCCTCGAGCTTGAGCTTCTTGAGCGCGCGGGGGACCGCTTCCTTCGGCAGGGGCACGGGGAGGCGGGCGACGATCTCGTCGTAGATCTTGGTGCCGAGCTCGACCGTCTCGTCGCGCTCCTTGTGGCGGACGAAGCGGCGGACCGCGGAACGCGCCTTGCCGGTCGCGACGAACCGTAGCCACGAGGGCTGCGGCGTCTGCGCGTCGGAGGTCAGGATGTCGACCTGGTCGCCATTGTCGAGCAGGGTGCGCAGCGGCACCACGCGCCCGTTGACCTTGGCCCCGACCGTCTTGTCGCCAAGCCTGGTGTGCACCGCATAGGCGAAGTCGACCGGCGTCGCGCCCTTGGGCAGCTGGATCAGCTCGCCCTTGGGTGTGAAGGCGAAGATCCGGTCCTGGTACATCGCCATCCGGGTATGCTCGAGCAGCTCCTCGGGGCTGTCGGCATGGTCGAGGATTTCGACCAGGTCGTCGATCCACGGCACGTGGATGTCGGCGACCGGCTTGCCCTCCTTGTAGGCCCAGTGGGCGGCGAGGCCCTTTTCGGCCTGAAGGTGCATCTCGCGGGTGCGGATCTGGACCTCGATCCGCATCTTGCTGTCGTGGATGACCGAAGTGTGCAGGCT
Coding sequences within it:
- a CDS encoding [protein-PII] uridylyltransferase; protein product: MAEPQTLIELLAAHRAELAERAFAEPTCGREHAAFVSGFTDSLVRRAFAAARAAYPNPNPSSGERVSLVALGGYGRGEMAPYSDIDLMFLTPHPRAPWCEQVIEATLYALWDAQLKVGQAIRTIPELLHLSREDMTVRTAMLESRLVDGDPALFEEATQRFRKEIVTGTAAEFVSAKLAERDARHEKFGDSRYLVEPNVKNGKGALRDLHTLMWVGRYVHGVSSPAELVDAGLLTHAEYARFDRAERFFWSVRVLLHCLAGRAEERMSFTHQRELASALHYADRPGKSSVERFMHMYFLQARSVGDLTGQFLAQLDEQLGAKGRRFALPTFLRRPRRLAGFVISRGRLALPDDGFLREDPRRLLSLFAIAAREKLEIHPSAMRAATRDARLVEQVRDDPEANALFLEVLTARDQPELVLRWMNEANVFGRFVPDFRRVVAQMQFDMYHHYTVDEHTIRAVGLLAAVERGELAEDHPLATALFRQIGSRRVLYVAVLLHDIAKGRKGDHSILGEAVARELCPRFGLDPGETDTVAWLVRHHLLLSHTAFKRDPADPKTIDDLVATVQSPERLRLLLILTVVDIRAVGPGIWTEWKRKLIRTLYEFAEERLRLGYKQRGRTEEIEMRRQQLARALGWEEGLAQAHARRLPDSYWIAEPPDWILDNARQMARSDAVAGTAEPSVRIEAGPEGATRVTVYAPDRPGLFFRISAALAGAGAGIVDARIHTTRDGMALDNLLVHDRQGRPYPDRRRRQRLARAIEAALGDGPLPALPDEGPSPVFEIAPSVTIAEGASRRFTVVEVQAADRPGLLAALAGAIFEGSLTIHSAHIATYGERAVDVFYLTGANGEKLSAAEVARARPRLLAVASHRPASAAAA
- a CDS encoding aspartyl/asparaginyl beta-hydroxylase domain-containing protein, with product MLAPAGRLGKRSLGKLGAMGGEEFDQGLRLGHCPCCSQLRLEPRAAAASLSLDPREEENGVYDWPAVLTSALERLRRNDPGLLAFLEGQAVRSDAPPPLWLLLAEARRVAGDDPGCEAALDQALERDGRFVQALLAKGEMVAQRGDDRGAVSFLSLALSQAPANPPPALAERLVRARALIASSQSRFVDHLESELRNAGLGDRRPERFTEAIAILKGEAPVHVQQPTSFYYPGLPQIAFHDPAAHPWIAELEAAAPAMRDEVEALLGDETFAPYVQGDASRANRGHALLNDPRWSALYLWKDGAVVADNASRCPATMKALEAAPLPMIPGRAPNILFSQLRPRTHIPPHWGMLNTRLICHIPLIVPDGCRLRVGNHQRRVEFGKAILFDDSIEHEAFNDSDETRVILLLEVWNPALDQAERAALTAMFGGIGLYGSGG
- the mutS gene encoding DNA mismatch repair protein MutS; this encodes MARADADTPMMQQYHRLKAEAGDALLFYRMGDFFELFFEDAKVAAACLDIALTKRGDGVPMCGVPIHAAESYLARLIRAGHRVAIAEQIESPAEARKARGSKALVERAIVRLVTPGTLTEDTLLDSGSANWLAAVGRVGEECAIAACDISTGRFELVACSGHELAAELARLGPAEVIGADPLPGIEARWNHDGFDSIAGERALKRRFGLADLDGLGGPGRAELAAAGGLLAYLDATQREATAFLGLPRRVQRSAHMAIDAATRASLEICRTAEGALAGSLLGEIDRCVTAAGRRLLGSDLAAPLTDRAAIEDRLDLVAWFTEEPIRRDRLRSALRSLPDLGRALGRLVAGRGGPRDLAALRDGLTGASDLAATLAAQALRPRLLDGLLPLLGGHQALTAELGRALIASPPLDAAKGGFIAEAYDPELDALRSASSDGRRAIAELESRYRDATGVSALKIRHNAVLGYHVEVPARYADRLLAPDSGFTHRQTMAGAVRFNSPALHEEASRVLEAGGHALTLEQTHLARLTASAVAEAAPISATADALARIDVAAALAERAGEGGWVRPALDDTPCLEIEGGRHPVVERALARGGERFVANDCCLGASDRLWLITGPNMGGKSTFLRQVALIALLAQAGSFVPAARARVGLVDRLFSRVGASDNLARGRSTFMVEMVETAAILAQATSRSLVILDEIGRGTSTYDGLAIAWAVVEAMHDEARSRTLFATHYHELTRLAGRLPCLSLHNVRAREWKGDLVLLHEVAEGAADRSYGIAVARLAGLPPAVVSRAKSVLAKLEAGRDATGGIAAGLDDLPLFAATATTPEAPADPLADALGDIDPDALTPREALEALYRLKALSQPPLP
- a CDS encoding NADP-dependent malic enzyme, yielding MSESNVKFSEAEALHFHARGRPGKIEIIASKPMATQRDLSLAYSPGVAVPVRAIAEDPSKAYDYTAKGNLVAVISNGTAILGLGDLGALASKPVMEGKAVLFKRFADVDSIDLELDTRDPDAFINAVALMEPSFGGINLEDIAAPDCFVIEQTLRERMNIPVFHDDQHGTAIITAAGLINACLLTGRELKDIKVVVNGAGAAAIACTELIKAMGVRGDNVIMCDRTGVIHKGRDDLDQWKSAHAVVTERRSLADALVGADVFLGLSAAKALKPEWVKDMAPRPIIFAMANPDPEITPPEAKAARPDAIIATGRSDYPNQVNNVLGFPFIFRGALDVRATAINDEMKIAAANALAELAREAVPEEVAAAYGGVSQRFGADYIIPAPFDPRLMEVVPAAVAEAAMRSGVAQRPIENFAVYRQTLRARLNPTVSVLSLAHEAARSNPKRVLFAEGEEHVVLRAAIAFKEGGFGTPVLVGREDVHDRLREIGIDDPSGYEVLNSRNSPLVGRAVDHLYSRLQRKGYLRREIERMVNQDRNYFAAAMLSLGEADAMITGVTRPFSQTLRQVEMVIDHEEDSPPFGINIIVGQNQTVLIADTAVSERPSAEDLAAIAIRSAAFARRMGQEPRVAFVSYTTFGNPPGAYVDHLRDAVKLLDGRKVDFEYEGEMAPDVALNHEMQRRYYPFSRLSGPANILIMPGLQSASLSAKLLRALGGESVIGPFLIGMKLPVQIAPMTAGASDLVTLAVLAAGAVERSRPRG
- a CDS encoding RelA/SpoT family protein, yielding MLRQYELVERVRSYDPDADEGLINRAYVFSMKAHGSQTRASGDPYFSHPIEVAGILTDLKLDDETIVTGILHDTIEDTVATPDEVERLFGANVARLVDGVTKLSKIEAQSENERAAENLRKFLLALSGDIRVLLVKLADRLHNMRTLHHIKNEDKRRRIARETMDIYAPLAERIGMYEIMNEMQTLAFRQLEPDAYASITRRLAQLHSEGGDLVSRIGLGLQLHLADNGLEAEVMGREKHPYSIWRKMAERHISFEQLSDVMAFRVIVQDIDECYRALGLIQRRWPMVPGRFKDFISTPKRNGYCSLHTSVIHDSKMRIEVQIRTREMHLQAEKGLAAHWAYKEGKPVADIHVPWIDDLVEILDHADSPEELLEHTRMAMYQDRIFAFTPKGELIQLPKGATPVDFAYAVHTRLGDKTVGAKVNGRVVPLRTLLDNGDQVDILTSDAQTPQPSWLRFVATGKARSAVRRFVRHKERDETVELGTKIYDEIVARLPVPLPKEAVPRALKKLKLEDVEALMIAIARKRVGDEALMEALMPGSTGGDVAPRPSSQRRAISIRGLTPGVAFHLAQCCHPIPGDRIVGLRREDEEIEVHAIGCDLLATGIDADWLDLSWSDDSDGATARLCIIVRDVAGALGTMATILGQKGANIINLAQVHRDGSFHTFHVDVEVHDLAHLHTIMAALRAADPVSSVERL